From the genome of Vigna angularis cultivar LongXiaoDou No.4 chromosome 11, ASM1680809v1, whole genome shotgun sequence, one region includes:
- the LOC108332574 gene encoding la-related protein 6B isoform X2 — MWACGSVKTIHTCPPQTSNSGASSALRLGKVDGLPLSNKLHAFVEYESIELAERAVAELNDEGNWRSGLWVRLMHRRMSKPSQGRGKKGLDVEVGCDEDYTSVPEPHASEKQLEDASFPDTQLHEHAAIIPLN, encoded by the exons atgtgGGCATGTGGCAGTGTGAAGACTATCCATACCTGTCCACCCCAAACCTCCAATAGTGGGGCTTCTTCTGCTTTGAGATTGGGAAAAGTTGATGGTTTGCCCTTATCTAACAAG TTGCATGCATTTGTTGAATATGAATCTATTGAGCTGGCTGAGAGAGCA GTTGCTGAGCTGAATGATGAGGGAAACTGGAGGAGTGGCCTCTGGGTTCGCCTAATGCATAGACGCATG tctaAACCATCCCAAGGACGAGGAAAGAAGGGACTTGATGTTGAAGTTGGCTGTGATGAGGATTATACTTCTGTGCCTGAGCCACATGCAAGTGAGAAACAATTAGAAGATGCTTCCTTCCCTGATACTCAGTTGCATGAACATGCT GCCATAATTCCTTTAAATTAA
- the LOC108332574 gene encoding la-related protein 6B isoform X1 — MWACGSVKTIHTCPPQTSNSGASSALRLGKVDGLPLSNKLHAFVEYESIELAERAVAELNDEGNWRSGLWVRLMHRRMSKPSQGRGKKGLDVEVGCDEDYTSVPEPHASEKQLEDASFPDTQLHEHAHMSVPCSVVIRKILTGRLRAK; from the exons atgtgGGCATGTGGCAGTGTGAAGACTATCCATACCTGTCCACCCCAAACCTCCAATAGTGGGGCTTCTTCTGCTTTGAGATTGGGAAAAGTTGATGGTTTGCCCTTATCTAACAAG TTGCATGCATTTGTTGAATATGAATCTATTGAGCTGGCTGAGAGAGCA GTTGCTGAGCTGAATGATGAGGGAAACTGGAGGAGTGGCCTCTGGGTTCGCCTAATGCATAGACGCATG tctaAACCATCCCAAGGACGAGGAAAGAAGGGACTTGATGTTGAAGTTGGCTGTGATGAGGATTATACTTCTGTGCCTGAGCCACATGCAAGTGAGAAACAATTAGAAGATGCTTCCTTCCCTGATACTCAGTTGCATGAACATGCT CATATGTCCGTGCCCTGTTCAGTTGTCATACGAAAAATTCTAACTGGTAGATTGAGGGCAAAGTAG
- the LOC108332574 gene encoding la-related protein 6B isoform X3: MWACGSVKTIHTCPPQTSNSGASSALRLGKVDGLPLSNKLHAFVEYESIELAERAVAELNDEGNWRSGLWVRLMHRRMSKPSQGRGKKGLDVEVGCDEDYTSVPEPHASEKQLEDASFPDTQLHEHAIC; the protein is encoded by the exons atgtgGGCATGTGGCAGTGTGAAGACTATCCATACCTGTCCACCCCAAACCTCCAATAGTGGGGCTTCTTCTGCTTTGAGATTGGGAAAAGTTGATGGTTTGCCCTTATCTAACAAG TTGCATGCATTTGTTGAATATGAATCTATTGAGCTGGCTGAGAGAGCA GTTGCTGAGCTGAATGATGAGGGAAACTGGAGGAGTGGCCTCTGGGTTCGCCTAATGCATAGACGCATG tctaAACCATCCCAAGGACGAGGAAAGAAGGGACTTGATGTTGAAGTTGGCTGTGATGAGGATTATACTTCTGTGCCTGAGCCACATGCAAGTGAGAAACAATTAGAAGATGCTTCCTTCCCTGATACTCAGTTGCATGAACATGCT ATATGCTGA